Proteins from one Limanda limanda chromosome 4, fLimLim1.1, whole genome shotgun sequence genomic window:
- the fam72a gene encoding protein FAM72A — MSTSNANFKNKCVTQVNCVFCDSLLCTRGMKAVLLADTEVELFSTDIPPNRTVDFVASCYSTESCKCKLRDIACLKCGNVVGYHVVAPCKPCLLSCNNGHFWMFNSDSVSNLNRLDATGLNLLLWGDLPELDDSENEESEIPSEEECIR, encoded by the exons ATGTCGACGTCCAACGCTAATTTCAAGAACAAGTGTGTGACCCAGGTGAACTGCGTCTTCTGCGACAGCCTGCTGTGCACCAGGGGCATGAAGGCGGTGCTGCTCGCAGACACGGAAGTggagctcttctccaccgacatCCCCCCCAATAG AACTGTTGACTTTGTGGCCAGCTGCTACTCGACTGAAAGCTGCAAATGCAAACTGAGGGACATCGCCTGTCTGAAGTG TGGTAATGTTGTGGGCTATCACGTTGTTGCCCCCTGTAAACCCTGCCTGCTCTCCTGTAACAACGGCCACTTCTGGATGTTCAACAGTGATTCCGTATCAAATCTCAACAGACTGGATGCAACAG gCCTGAATCTGCTCCTGTGGGGAGACCTGCCCGAGCTGGATGACAGCGAGAATGAAGAATCAGAAATCCCATCAGAGGAGGAGTGCATTAGGTAG